The genome window TCACAAGAATTCAAAAAACATTATATAGGTTCAGAGGACAAAATCATCCCGGGCGATTTGTTGAACGAATCCTTTCTCGGTTATCTGGAATTTCACCGCGTTCTGGATTCGAGAAGCAAATGGATGCGCGGCGCCTTAAAACTGCTCGACAACATCACGTTCCACAAAGTGCGTTCTTCCGTGTTGATGCTCCCTCTGAAAGAGCACATCGACAAAAGAATCATGAACGAAGAACATAAGAAGTGGAACTACCCGGCCGATCCTTCTATCGTTCGCGAAGATTCTTTCGTGGAACTCATCAACCGTTCCGCGCAAAACGGGAAGGACGCGTTGACGCACGCTTGGAATTATCTGGAAAACAAAATGTCCCGCACGGCGTTCTTAAAGGAATACCAGGGATACAATTTGGATACGGGACTCCGCTTTCAAGGAGTCGACAGCATGAAAGAATTTTCACCGATAGAAGAAGTTTAATCGATTATGAAACACGAACCATCCAGTTATCTTTTCCGTTTTTTTGTGATCCACTTCCGCGACAGGATTCTTCAGAGAATTCTCGATTCGGAAAATCCCCTCAAACAACTCGCGAAGGTCTGCGCGGGGCTTTTGTTTTTGAACGGATTTCTTTTCGTTTTCTCGATCAAAGATTTATGGAGAGTTCCCGATTCGAATCTTTATGAAAAACCTTCCGTCTTATACGGATTAAACGATAAAAACGAATACGAACCGATCGCCGAGTTCTATCGATTCTCCCGCGTCGTATTAAACATCAAGGAACTTCCTCCCGAAGAGGACGGCAAACCGAACAAGCTGATCCGCAGTTTCGTTTCGACCGAGGACAACAATTTTTATTCCCACTGGGGCTTGGACCTGCGGGGAATTTTCCGCGCGTTTATGGTCAACCTTCTCGCGGGAAGAATCAAGGAAGGAGCGTCGACGATCACGCAGCAGGTCGCGCGTCTTAAATTCTTAAACACGGAAAGATCGTTCTTGCGAAAAGCGAGAGAAGCCTGGCTCGCACTTCTTCTCGAAGCGGTGTTCGACAAAGACACGCTCATGGAAATCTATCTCAACGAAATTCCTCTCGGCCACGGAACGATCGGGGTCGGAGCCGCCGCGAGATTCTACTTCCGCAAGGACGTCAAAGAACTGACTTGGGGAGAATCGGCCCTTCTCGCGAGTTTGACCACGAGACCGACGGAATTTTCCCCCTTGGTCAACCCGAATTCTTCCAGCGCGAAAGTCCGAGTCGTTTTCAAAAAGTTCGTCGAGAACGGAATCCTCGACATCAAAACGGCGGAAAAAGAATACGACGCGTTTTCCGAATATTACATTACTCTAAACCGTTCTCCGAACGACTCCGCGTTTTCCGATCGTCTCAACCGCTTTCCGTATTTCACGGAATACGTTCGTAAAAACTTAACTCGTTATATCCCGAAGACGACTTTGTACAGCGGCGGCCTCAAGATCTATTCCACGCTCAACATTCAACACCAAACGCAGGCGGAAAAGGCTTTGTATGCGGGACTCAAAGCGCAGACGGCGCTTTCCAATCAAAGAACGTTCACAAAGATCGACGCCTTCGACGACGCGTACGGAGAAATCTACGACATTCTCGCGATGATCCACGACGTTCCCGAATTCAAGTTCAAAATTTCCAGATCGGTGCGGACGTTCAGCAGAGCCTGGCAGGAAGACTTACGCGACGAACTCAGCGCGCTCAATCTTTTGAGCGGAACCGAATCGCTGGGCGAAGCGATCGAGTGGAGTTACCGCAGTCAACAAACGGAAGACTTTCTTCTTCCCGTGGAAGGGGCGTTGATCTCGATCCGTCCCGACAGCGGTTATATCACGGCGATGGTCGGGGGTTCCGGTTTTCGGTCGGACAACCAACAGATACGAGCGTTTCAAGCGTACAGGCAACCCGGCTCCGCGTTCAAGCCGCTCGTGTATGCGGCGGCGATGGAATACTACAATCAACATCCCGATCCGAAAAAGAACGTAACGGCCGCTTCTCTTTTTTCCGATTCTCCGCTTCAATACGTATTGGAAGACGGCGATGAATGGAATCCGTCCAATTACACGGGAGAATATTCAGGATTTATAAAGTTACGCGAAGCGCTTGAACTTTCCCGAAACAGCGTCGCGGTGCGCGTTCTTGAACACACCGGAATCAGCAACTTAATGCCGAATCTGGAAAAAATTCTCCAGATAGAAAATAGATCCATACCGAGAAACTATTCGATCTCGCTCGGAACCTTCGAAGTGTCTCCGTACGAACTTGCAAGAGCGTACGCGGTACTCGCGTCGGGAGGAAAACAAGTCTTCCCGTTGAGCGTTCTTTATGTGGAAGACGGTTCAGGCAACGTAATCAAAGACTTTCGAGAAGAAGCGGGCAAACAGGAGAAGAAACAAATTCTTTCTCCCGAAGTTTGTTTTATTCTTACTTCGATGATGGAAGACGTGATCAAAAAAGGAACGGGGACCGGAGCTTCTTCCTATGGACTCAGCCGACCCGCCGCCGGTAAAACCGGAACGACGAATAACTTTCGGGACGCGTGGTTTGCGGGTTATACGGCGGATCTTGTGAGCGTTGTCTGGCTTGGTTACGATACGGGAACTCTTTCCATGGGCCGGGGAATGTCGGGCGGGGTCGTTGCGGCTCCGATCTGGGGAAGATTTATGTCCAACGCACTTTCTCGCGAGAAGTCAAAGTCCTTTCACTTCGGAGAAACGGGCGTGGTCCGCAAAACGATCTGTTCCATCTCGGGAAAACTTCCGGGGTCTCATTGCAATCAAACGGAAGAAGAATACTTCACCAAGGATACGGTCCCTAAAGAAGTTTGCGACGATCACAGAGGAGCGGGTTTTATTCCCGAACCGGAACCGGAACATCATTCTTCCCATCAAACCAAAGTTAAAAAGAAGCAGAAAACCAATATTTTCCAGGGCGACGATGATTTGATTCGGTAATTCCGAACAAAAATACTTGTCGTTTTGGGATTGAATACACAAATAGATTTACGGCGTGTCCCGAAGAGCAAGGGGCAGGTTTGGATTGCTAGCAGGAGTTTTAGATGGCCATCGGCAAGGAAAATAATAACAGCGTAATCGGTCCCGGGTCCATTTTTGAAGGGAAATTTTATATCGCGGGTTCTCTCCGCATCGACGGAAAATTCGAAGGGGAGATCAAAACGGACGATACCCTCTACATCGGAGAAACCGGTAAAGTAAGAACCAATATCGCCGCTCGCGAAGTGACCGTTTCCGGAACCATGATCGGAAACATCAAAGCCGAGAACGAAGTTCGTCTGGAAGAAACCGGAAGACTTTTAGGAGACATCATTGCCCCTGCCCTCCACTTAGCCAAAGGCGTGGTAGCAAAAGGAAACATAACGATCACCGGCGGCCAAAAGAAAGACGTAAAGAAAATCGTGGAAGAATCTTTCGGCGGAACCCGCACTTTGGATAACGGAAAGGACGAATAAGTCCTTTTTCTTTACTATAGGAAAGGCTCTGAACGGGCCGATAATCTTCCTGTATGATCTTCAAAAAGCCCAGACAACTGAATGCGGGGAAGGAACTCCTTAGAACGGACAACTTCACCCTGATCTATCTGGGTGCCTTTCATTTTCATTATTCCTTTTATTTCAGAGGCAATCTTTATCACGGGAATCTCGACTTTCGCAGAAAAAGGTTCCGTCTCATTCCCATCTTCGCATCGGCCGCTCTCTTTATCGCCTTCTTAGGATTCGGAATGAATCCGAGCAACGCGATGATCGATTCTTCCGGAAAAGAAATTACGGAGAACGATTCCGAGGATCTCAAGGCGAAATCGGGTGATGAAAAGTTTCTCGAAGAATCGGAAAAGGCAAAACTTACGATTCTAATGGCGAAGGAACTCAAAAATCCTTCGGAAAAAAAGAAACAACTCAAGGTAACGACTTACCGCGTAAAACGAAATGAAACGTTAGCCGAAATTGCGACCCGATTCAAGGTTTCCATGGAATCGATCGCGGGTTCTTCGAACATCAAAATCGACGACACTTTGTATCCGGGTCAAATATTAAGTATTCCGAATAAACAAGGGCTTCTCTACAAGATGAAAACCGGAGACACAGTCGCGAAAGTGGCCAGTCTCTACAAGGTCAACTTGGACGAGATCATGCTCGAAAACAAACTGGACGATCTCGACATTCTCCGACCGGGACAAAAAGTATTCTTACCCGGAGCGGTCATTCCCGATCCGGCTCCGAAGTGGGTGATTCCGGTCGCTTCCCGAATCGTGACTTCCAACTTCGGATTCAGAACTTTCCCGAGAAGAAAGTTCCACGAAGGTCTGGACTTAAAGGCCTTCTACGAACCGATCGCGGCCGCAAGAAACGGAAAAGTCATCTACGCTGGATGGATGGGCGGTTACGGAAACGTGGTCGTGATCGAACATACGGACGATTTCAAAACTCTTTACGCACACAATTCCAAGTTGTTCGTACAACGCGGCGACTACGTTTTAGCCGGAAAGAAAATCGCAAGATCCGGTTCCACCGGTTATTCTTTCGGTCCTCACCTTCACTTTGAAGTCATCAAAAACGGTCAACCGGTCAATCCTTCTAAATATCTCAAAGGTCTTACGTTCCGCAAGGGCGGACCAACCCACTAAGCTTCGATCCGGATTCGTTTGTCGTAACGAGGAAGTAGGAACTCCTGCGCGCTACGGCGATTTCTGTAGAATGTGGGAACTACCGCTTTTTCTTGGAGTTCTCGACTTCACACAAATCCTTTGTTTTTCGAAAAAAAGTAGGAACTCATACGTCATCCGGAGAGAATTTTTGATCGCGCGAAAATTGTGGGAACTACCACAAAAACCGATTTCTTCCTCGGTGGGAGTTCCCACATTTCTCACTGCAAAACATTCCTGAAAGCGGGAAATATCGTTTGCAACTTGTAAGAGTTCCCACACATCTCTTCCGGAAAATTCTCATTCACAACTCGAGAATTTGATTTCCATTCTCCCGACTTTTTCGAAAGATTCTCCCAAATGAAGAATTTGATTTTCTTGTCCCCGATTCTACTTTTGTTTTTCAGCTTCGGCTGCAAAACCCCTTCCCTCGAAGAATTACTCGATCAACGTCTGATCAAAAATTACGATCAAACCGAAACGCTCAACTTATACTACGCGACGCTTCGCGCGCAAAACTCGAGCGCTCAAAATTCATGCAGCGATTCATACTTCTTAACGACCGGAAATCAGGAACTCAAAACCGGATATTGTATCGTAAACGTTCCCGCCAATCACGAGGTAGGAGCTCTTCCCGCCGGACTCGGAAGTCGGGAGAACTACTTTCAATTTCTCGGCCATAAACCCTTTGAAAACCGGGACGCGCTCGTCGAGGATCTCAAAAAAGATCCTTTCGACGAGGTGCTCGTCTTCGTTCATGGATTCAACGTAAAGTTCGAAGAAGCGATTCTGCGCGGAGGACAAATCCGATACGACCTGAAATTCCCCGGAAAAATCGTAATCTTTACTTGGCCCGCGGGAAGCGAAGCCGGTTTGATCAATCAGGTTCTGCTCAAAGGAACCTACGAAAAAAATCTCTCCTCCGCGAGAAGCTCCCGAGACGAATTTAAGAATTTTCTAAAATCCCTGCAAAAGGTCGGTAAGAAGGTTCATCTCATCGTACATTCCATGGGACATCAAGTCGTTCTACCTGCGTTAGCCGAAATCGGGAAAGAATCGAAACAACCCGCCGTCCAGGAATTGATTCTGAACGCACCCGATTTCGATTCGGGAGAATTCAGACTTCTTTCGGATTCGCTTTTGAAAGCCGCAAAACGGACGACGCTTTACTGTTCGCCCGGCGACAGCGCGCTTCAAGCGTCCGCATCGGTCAATCAAGGAGGACGTCTCGGTTCCTGCGTGATCCTTCCGGGGATCGACGTAGTCAATGTGAACCCGGTTGATTCTTCCCTAATTTCACTCGGTCATGGATATTATTCTTCCAAACCGCTCTTAACGGACATCTATCAGATTCTACTTGGAGTAAAAGCGGAGAAGCGATTGTTTATCCGCAAATCCGCCGGTAACGAGAACTACGTTTTGCGGAATTGAAAAAACGAAGATGCGGAATCGAAGTCGAAGTCGATTCTGCCGATTGCAGACGAATCGAATTGCGCGGGATCGGAACCCGATTCGATTCCGGAAGAATGCGGACTGCGCGGATATTACGGACCGATTTTTTTTCGAAACTAAAAACGCGCGCTCCACAACCTTCGTCATGAAACACGCGTTCAACGAAATGATTTTACTTTTTTCAACGAGTGTTCGTCGTATTCTCTCTATGATACTTTAACAATCGAAAAATCGCATATCCTCCCGGAATCATCGGAAGCACCGCGGTGTAAAGACCTGAAAAATAATATTCTCCTACGGTCTTATAATAATAATTCGGCATATCCCGAATCAAGACTCCGTTGATCACCTGCGAAAACGGCTCGGGAGAATTGGGTTGAATGCTCGGCTCAAGAAGCGGAAAGATAAAATGTGTGAATTCCGCGCACCCGGGACCGATAAAGATAAACCACGCGATAAAACCCGCCAAAGGAATTCGAAGAAATAAACCCAACGCGGTCAACATATAGATCATCGGACCGAGCAAAGTGAACACGATCACGAATCCTTGTTCGCTCCAAGCGATCCCGAAAAGACGGCTCATCGCCGGACCGAAACCGGTTAGATATTCCTCGATCATATGAATCTGTAAGCAGACTACGGTAAGCACAAATAACGGGAGAATGACCCGAGGTTCCACCGGCCGTTTCAAATACGTGAAATACCAAAAGATACCTCCGATCAATCCCGAACCTCCGACTATAATCACCGGAGGCAAACCGATTTTAAGATAACCGAGCGTGCTTACAACAATCGTAAAAGTGAGAGCGGCGACCGCGCTCAAATGTTTTTTCCAAGTTTGTGTTTCCATCCGTAACACCCCTTCCGTATTTTTTATTCCGTTTCCGATTTTGTTTTTAGATTCGCGAGATTTTGTTCGATACGCGCAAGAACCTCCATCGTAACCGTAAGCTGTTCTTTATTCAGACCGATCGCCACATCACCTAACAATGATTTAGCGATTGGAATCAGCTTTTCCTTGAGGCGTTTACCGCGCTCCGTCAGAAAGATAAGCCGATTTCTACGATCGTTTTCAGATACAACCCTCCGAATCAAACCGTCCTCTTCCATCGCGTTCAAGAACCGCGTGACCGTAGTTTTATCCTTCAAGGTTTTTTGGGAAATTTCGTTCTGGTTCATTCCGTCCGATTCCCAAAGCCGATTGAGAATCACCCACTCTTCAGGCGTGATCTCGAATCCCGCGTTCTTAAAACGATCCTGCAGCTCCAACTTCATCACGATCGCGGCGCGATTGATCCGGTAGCCGAGAGTATTCTCGATCAAAAACTCTTTCATAATTAGATGCATAATACAACTAATTCCAAATTCGTCAAGCACGGAATTGGATCGAATTCGATTTTTTTTACATCGACCCTGTCCTGATTCAAAGCCGGACATAGACTTGTTCCCGAACAAATCCGAACTCGATAGCGGATTCGAAATCCGCAAGGGAGCAGAAAAACGGTTACCGATTCCCTACTTCCATTTTTTCGCGAAACAGGCGTTACCTGAAATTCACTCCCGCTTAAGAGATATAAAAAACGAAAATCAGCAAAAAGGAAACGGGATGCTTGTTCTTATCGTTGAAAGAGAAACCGAAACGGAACGGCGCCGTTTTGGAAGTCCGAACGCTCAAAAGGCCAGGGAATAAATTAAAAATCCGATCAGGATTCTCCCTAAAAAATGAGTCTAACGTAAAAGCTTGTAACAGGATCGAAATCGTTTCGCTCCCTTTTTTTTCTTTTCCGGCTAGGGGCTCGGAGAAAACTGGGAAGAGCGTTTGGAATTCCCACGAGGGGAAAACATAATTTTACCATAACTTTTTCCGTCTTTTGACAAATATCTTGTTGAATTCGGGGTTATTTTTAGTAACTAATGAATATGCTTCAGAAACCCAAAATTTTGGTCGTTGAGGACGAGATCATCGTTGCAGTCAACCTAGGCCAAAAGCTCAAAAAGTTGGGTTACGAATTGGTTGGAATTACTTCTTCGGGTGAAGAGGCGATCCAAAAGGCAGAGGAAAATCACCCGGATCTTGTCTTGATGGATATCAATATCGAAGGCAACCTGGACGGGATCGAAACCGCCGAAGTTCTCCGAAACCGCTTTCACACCCCCGTTATTTATCTTACCGCTTACGCCGACGAAAACACCTTAGACAGAGCCAAAAAAACACAACCCCTCGGATACATCGTAAAACCTTTCGAGTCGGATCAGCTTCGTTCCTCCATAGAAGTAGCACTTTATAAAAACGAAATCGAACAGCGCTCCAAACAAACCGAGGAAAAACTCAAAGGCGCGTTAGACCAGCTCGGTGCGGGAATTGTAACGACCGACGAAAACGGATCTCTTCTTTTTATGAATCCTGCGGCGGAAAAACTCATCGGTTGCAAATACGAAGATTATCTCGGCAAACCGATTCAAGACATTCTCTTTTTCAAAGACAGAACGGGCGACGCAGTTGGAAACGTAGTGGAAGAAGTTTTGAAATCCAGACTTCCGAAAGAAAACGGAAATCTTCTTCTTGTTTCCAAAAACGGAAATAGCCAGGAAGTACAGCTCCAAAGTTCACCGATCTTAGGAACCGAGGAAAAACTGACGGGAACGTTCAACATTCTCCGGACCAAAGAACAACATACGACCGCCGGAGAAAAAGACACCTACCTCAAAGAAATTCATCATAGAATCAAAAACAATCTCACGATCATCTCCTCCATCTTCAGCTTACGTTCGGGCCAAGCCAACGGAGAATCAAACGACGTCCTCCGTGAAAGTCAGAATCGTCTGCGCGCCGTCGCGCTTCTTCATGAAATTTTATACGAAAGCAAGGATCTCTCTTCGATCAGTTTCGAGCTGTATGTGAAAAAACTCACCGACGCGCTTTTCGAAATCTATCAGGTGGATCGGGAAAAGGTTCGACTCGAACTGAACATCCGCGAGGGAAAAGTAAAAGCGGAGATCGGAATGAATCTCGCTTTGATCATCAACGAACTGATCACGAATTCTTTAAAACACGGATTGGCCGATTCCTTATCCGGGTTGATTCGGATTCATTTCACGAGGGAAAACGAAACGCTGACGCTGGAAGTTTCCGATAGCGGTGCGGGCCTCCCGGAAGAATCCATCCGAAATCGGAATCCAAGCTCGCTTGGCCTATCACTTGTGGAATCTTTGGCGAAACAAATCGGCGGAAAAGTCGATCTTTTGAATCGGGAAGGCGCCTGCGTTAAGCTGCATTTCCCTGCTTCCGCTTAAAAACGCGGGAACTCCCCACTTTTTTTTCTCCATAGAGGCATCTACGTCCTCTAAAAGCCTCTTCCATTCTTCCTTTGGATGTTGATGGCGAATCTTTTCCCAGCTGATAATCATCCCAAACCCTCTTTAAGATAATGAGAATCATTCTCATAATTTAAAAACTGTCCAGCATTTCTTGAGCTCAGGAATGACTTGTAAGAATTTTTTTCCCTCCGAAACTGACCGGGATGAAAACCCACTTTGAATTTTTTGAAATC of Leptospira sanjuanensis contains these proteins:
- a CDS encoding penicillin-binding protein 1A → MKHEPSSYLFRFFVIHFRDRILQRILDSENPLKQLAKVCAGLLFLNGFLFVFSIKDLWRVPDSNLYEKPSVLYGLNDKNEYEPIAEFYRFSRVVLNIKELPPEEDGKPNKLIRSFVSTEDNNFYSHWGLDLRGIFRAFMVNLLAGRIKEGASTITQQVARLKFLNTERSFLRKAREAWLALLLEAVFDKDTLMEIYLNEIPLGHGTIGVGAAARFYFRKDVKELTWGESALLASLTTRPTEFSPLVNPNSSSAKVRVVFKKFVENGILDIKTAEKEYDAFSEYYITLNRSPNDSAFSDRLNRFPYFTEYVRKNLTRYIPKTTLYSGGLKIYSTLNIQHQTQAEKALYAGLKAQTALSNQRTFTKIDAFDDAYGEIYDILAMIHDVPEFKFKISRSVRTFSRAWQEDLRDELSALNLLSGTESLGEAIEWSYRSQQTEDFLLPVEGALISIRPDSGYITAMVGGSGFRSDNQQIRAFQAYRQPGSAFKPLVYAAAMEYYNQHPDPKKNVTAASLFSDSPLQYVLEDGDEWNPSNYTGEYSGFIKLREALELSRNSVAVRVLEHTGISNLMPNLEKILQIENRSIPRNYSISLGTFEVSPYELARAYAVLASGGKQVFPLSVLYVEDGSGNVIKDFREEAGKQEKKQILSPEVCFILTSMMEDVIKKGTGTGASSYGLSRPAAGKTGTTNNFRDAWFAGYTADLVSVVWLGYDTGTLSMGRGMSGGVVAAPIWGRFMSNALSREKSKSFHFGETGVVRKTICSISGKLPGSHCNQTEEEYFTKDTVPKEVCDDHRGAGFIPEPEPEHHSSHQTKVKKKQKTNIFQGDDDLIR
- a CDS encoding bactofilin family protein, with the protein product MAIGKENNNSVIGPGSIFEGKFYIAGSLRIDGKFEGEIKTDDTLYIGETGKVRTNIAAREVTVSGTMIGNIKAENEVRLEETGRLLGDIIAPALHLAKGVVAKGNITITGGQKKDVKKIVEESFGGTRTLDNGKDE
- a CDS encoding peptidoglycan DD-metalloendopeptidase family protein, whose translation is MIFKKPRQLNAGKELLRTDNFTLIYLGAFHFHYSFYFRGNLYHGNLDFRRKRFRLIPIFASAALFIAFLGFGMNPSNAMIDSSGKEITENDSEDLKAKSGDEKFLEESEKAKLTILMAKELKNPSEKKKQLKVTTYRVKRNETLAEIATRFKVSMESIAGSSNIKIDDTLYPGQILSIPNKQGLLYKMKTGDTVAKVASLYKVNLDEIMLENKLDDLDILRPGQKVFLPGAVIPDPAPKWVIPVASRIVTSNFGFRTFPRRKFHEGLDLKAFYEPIAAARNGKVIYAGWMGGYGNVVVIEHTDDFKTLYAHNSKLFVQRGDYVLAGKKIARSGSTGYSFGPHLHFEVIKNGQPVNPSKYLKGLTFRKGGPTH
- a CDS encoding alpha/beta hydrolase codes for the protein MKNLIFLSPILLLFFSFGCKTPSLEELLDQRLIKNYDQTETLNLYYATLRAQNSSAQNSCSDSYFLTTGNQELKTGYCIVNVPANHEVGALPAGLGSRENYFQFLGHKPFENRDALVEDLKKDPFDEVLVFVHGFNVKFEEAILRGGQIRYDLKFPGKIVIFTWPAGSEAGLINQVLLKGTYEKNLSSARSSRDEFKNFLKSLQKVGKKVHLIVHSMGHQVVLPALAEIGKESKQPAVQELILNAPDFDSGEFRLLSDSLLKAAKRTTLYCSPGDSALQASASVNQGGRLGSCVILPGIDVVNVNPVDSSLISLGHGYYSSKPLLTDIYQILLGVKAEKRLFIRKSAGNENYVLRN
- a CDS encoding MarR family winged helix-turn-helix transcriptional regulator; the protein is MKEFLIENTLGYRINRAAIVMKLELQDRFKNAGFEITPEEWVILNRLWESDGMNQNEISQKTLKDKTTVTRFLNAMEEDGLIRRVVSENDRRNRLIFLTERGKRLKEKLIPIAKSLLGDVAIGLNKEQLTVTMEVLARIEQNLANLKTKSETE
- a CDS encoding histidine kinase dimerization/phosphoacceptor domain -containing protein encodes the protein MNMLQKPKILVVEDEIIVAVNLGQKLKKLGYELVGITSSGEEAIQKAEENHPDLVLMDINIEGNLDGIETAEVLRNRFHTPVIYLTAYADENTLDRAKKTQPLGYIVKPFESDQLRSSIEVALYKNEIEQRSKQTEEKLKGALDQLGAGIVTTDENGSLLFMNPAAEKLIGCKYEDYLGKPIQDILFFKDRTGDAVGNVVEEVLKSRLPKENGNLLLVSKNGNSQEVQLQSSPILGTEEKLTGTFNILRTKEQHTTAGEKDTYLKEIHHRIKNNLTIISSIFSLRSGQANGESNDVLRESQNRLRAVALLHEILYESKDLSSISFELYVKKLTDALFEIYQVDREKVRLELNIREGKVKAEIGMNLALIINELITNSLKHGLADSLSGLIRIHFTRENETLTLEVSDSGAGLPEESIRNRNPSSLGLSLVESLAKQIGGKVDLLNREGACVKLHFPASA